Proteins found in one Elephas maximus indicus isolate mEleMax1 chromosome 11, mEleMax1 primary haplotype, whole genome shotgun sequence genomic segment:
- the SIGLEC15 gene encoding sialic acid-binding Ig-like lectin 15, protein LGSCVETKRDTTGNPLNTEVHSAPSQRWSMQVPAEVSAVAGNAAVLPCTFTHPHGHYAGPLTVIWRAGEPYAGPQVFRCAAARGSELCQTALSRHGRFRLLGNPRRNDLSLRVERLVPADAGRYFCRVEFAGDVHDRYESRHGVRLRVTAPPRIINISVLPGPAHTFHALCTAEGEPPPALVWSGPALGNSSATVPVPAHGHQVTAELPELAHDGRYTCTAANSLGRAEASVYLFRFRGTSGASALALPLGALGLKALLLLGVLAARAARHRPEHPVTQDAPPRPQAQESNYENLNQMSPRSPPAAVCSPCSP, encoded by the exons CTAGGGTCATGTGTGGAAACTAAAAGAGATACTACCGGGAACCCACTCAACACAGAGGTGCACA GCGCGCCGTCGCAGCGCTGGTCCATGCAGGTGCCGGCCGAGGTGAGCGCGGTGGCGGGCAACGCGGCGGTGCTGCCCTGCACCTTCACGCACCCGCATGGGCATTACGCCGGGCCGCTGACGGTCATCTGGCGCGCTGGCGAGCCCTACGCCGGGCCGCAGGTGTTCCGCTGTGCGGCGGCGCGGGGCAGCGAGCTCTGCCAGACGGCGCTGAGCCGCCACGGCCGCTTCCGCCTGCTGGGCAACCCGCGCCGCAACGACCTGTCGCTGCGCGTGGAGCGCCTCGTCCCCGCCGACGCTGGCCGCTACTTCTGCCGCGTCGAGTTCGCTGGCGACGTCCACGACCGCTACGAGAGCCGCCACGGCGTCCGGCTCCGCGTTACGG CCCCGCCGCGGATCATCAACATCTCGGTGCTGCCGGGCCCCGCGCACACCTTCCACGCGCTCTGCACGGCCGAGGGGGAGCCGCCGCCCGCCCTCGTATGGTCCGGCCCGGCCCTGGGCAACAGCTCGGCCACCGTACCTGTCCCCGCTCACGGCCACCAGGTGACAGCCGAGCTGCCGGAGCTGGCCCACGACGGCCGCTACACGTGCACGGCCGCCAACAGCCTGGGCCGCGCAGAGGCCAGCGTCTACTTGTTCCGTTTCCGCGGCACCAGCGGGGCCTCGGCGCTCGCCCTGCCGCTCGGCGCGCTCGGCCTCAAGGCCCTGCTGTTGCTCGGCGTCCTGGCCGCCCGCGCTGCCCGCCACCGCCCAG AGCACCCAGTCACCCAGGATGCTCCACCACG GCCCCAGGCTCAGGAGTCCAACTATGAAAATTTGAACCAGATGAGCCCCCGCAGCCCACCAGCAGCCGTGTGTTCCCCATGTTCACCATGA